Genomic DNA from Gimesia aquarii:
TGCGTCAAGCACAGGTAACAATCCGCATCAAATAAGCTCACGTCAGCAGATCAATCGATTCGACGACCATCTGTTCGACCGAAGCCACCATTCGTTTGCACGCTGAACTTTGTAAAGGGAGATTGCAACTGATCTTGCATACGGTTCGTCAAACCATCTACGTTCAATCCACGCTCCACATTCTCAGGAGTCAAAATCATTAATGACCGAGTGCTCCAGTTTTTATAACGATTAGTCCAGGAGTTAGTGATTCTATTGTTTAAATTCGTAAATGGTGAAATTGTTGGCGCTTCCGGCATCAGAGGAAACTCACCAGCATTGTTGTCTGGATCAGGAAACTCTTTTTGTGGAGGCACATTGACTAATAGAATGTCGACTTCATCCGAATTTTGTGCCCGGATGACTGTTTTCGGGCTTACCGGAGCATGGCATGGTGTTGTGCAACAACATGTGGTATTTCGTGCTGAACCGCCAAAGCTGAATTCTACGCCGAAACCGACTCCCCAATTACCTCTATTCCCTTCATAACTTGCAGCTGAGAAAAGTGCAATTGATTCAGTAATTGGCCGACGGACATTCCCGCTGAGGGTAAATGTTCCTGGATCGTCTCGATAGCCAGCCGAGGCACCCCACTGGTAGTCCCCAATACACCCAGAAGCGTAGCCGCTCACACTTTCTGACATTTCAATAATCCCCGGCGTTGGCAGAGAATTTGGAAAATTGACGAATAGGAATTTGACATCATCATCGTCATGCGTAGGTGCTGAGAAGATTGCCCCAACTTCTAACGACTCACTCAGCGCATATCCTATTTGTAATCGAACTCCATTGAGATATAAGTCGCTACCAAATGTATCAACGCGCGAATCAGTAAACTGATCGAAAAAGAATGAAAAGCTAAATGGGTCCTGCCATTCATATCCGTAGAGATCGGGAAGCTTGACAGTTCCCAGTGATCCAACGAATTGTGTACCTTGACTGACCGAATTGAAATTACCACTGGCGACAAAGCCCCAGTCTTCCGTTAACTGATAGGCAAAATCAAGTCCGTAGCCAGCTCCAAACAATGATTCCCCTGGCACACTATAATAGGTCGTTCCCACCCGGGCATTGATGAGATAACGTGAATCATCATTCTGCTGATAGTGATTGGAATCATCGATTGAGTAAATAGTCGCTGACTCTTCTCCGTTCGATGAGTTAGATTGATTTAAAACTGGTTGAATCTCATCGCCTAAGGTGAGAGATTCAGCGCTCATACAGAATAGTGCGCTCAATGCAAAGCGAAAAACGTGTCGGCCCCATGCCATCTTCCATGACTCCCAATGATCCAGAGGCGACGTAAACTGAACTCTGAAACCAGATATTTATCTTTCCCAATGAAATAGTTGGTCCTTATGATTGTCGAATCCACTACAATTACTATCGTCTGCAGAATATGAGTGACTTAATACGGGTATATGTATTCATTTATGGATGCTCACTGTTTTATTGAGGATTGCTTGCACGACACTCATTTTCGGACGAGACCGCATATCAAGAATTGTTTGCGTAACTTAACATTGAATGAAATTGGGGTCTCTTCAGAGTCAGCGACAACGAGGTTGTACAAAATTAACCAAATGCAGGATTTAAAATAGGAAATTTCTGAACATGTTTGTGTGGTTGTTGGAATGGTGCACACGGGAAAAACGTTATGAATTAAATTTCTGATTCAATTCAAGGGGACTATTACACTACCTTGATATTAATTGAGCTCTCCAGCACTAGAAGTAGCTGATGCTGGCATAATCGCCTTTGGTTCACGCGCATTGGAAATGGCTACGTCGTAAGTGATGTCACCACTTTGATAAAGTTCCATTAAGATCTGATCCATCGTTTTCATTTGAAACTTGCGACCTGTCTGTATTTCACTATAGATGTGGTGAACCTGTCTTTCCCGGATATGATTTCGGATAGCCGAGGTGGCGATACAAACCTCGCAGGCAAGTAAACGCTCAGAACCTGTCGCATGTGGAAGAAGTTTTTGTGAAATGATTGCCTGGATACTGTTGGCCAATTGGACTGTAATAGAATTTTGTTGTTCTGCGGGAAAGACGCTATAAATTCTCTGGATGGTTTGCACTGAGTCTGGAGTATGCAGAGTTGCTATAACCAGATGTCCTGTTTCTGCGGCTATCAATGCGGTTTCAATCGTTTCTAAATCACGCATTTCACCAATGACAATAACATCGGGATCCTGCCGTAGAACGTGCCTTAAGGCACTTTGGAAATTCAGCACATCTCCTAATACCTCTTGCTGAATAATAATACTACGAATATTGTCATGAGTATATTCAACCGGATCTTCAATCGTGACTATTTTAGCGCGACGTTGTTGGTTAATCGAGTGAATCATGTAGTTGAGTGTGGTTGTTTTTCCCATTCCAGTTGGTCCAGTCACCAGAATTAAT
This window encodes:
- a CDS encoding type IV pilus twitching motility protein PilT, which codes for MSWTLEKILKGARSFKASDIHLVRGLSPSLRINGDIRPLEGHPLLKEDLLELYNSIMNEKQKKFFEEHWQICFSEYTEGIGRYRVSVYYHSGVPEFSIRLCESDVRTKDELGLPPIIDELTRIPSGLILVTGPTGMGKTTTLNYMIHSINQQRRAKIVTIEDPVEYTHDNIRSIIIQQEVLGDVLNFQSALRHVLRQDPDVIVIGEMRDLETIETALIAAETGHLVIATLHTPDSVQTIQRIYSVFPAEQQNSITVQLANSIQAIISQKLLPHATGSERLLACEVCIATSAIRNHIRERQVHHIYSEIQTGRKFQMKTMDQILMELYQSGDITYDVAISNAREPKAIMPASATSSAGELN